From the genome of Colletotrichum higginsianum IMI 349063 chromosome 4, whole genome shotgun sequence, one region includes:
- a CDS encoding Ligninase h2, translating to MRVSILTAALAATPVLAHPGMKNTFAEIRARQGKSNGGNNARSTEILGDLIDLGESKLSGVGKLVKQLLTGSGSPESDEIYSSDQTASRSVRRRDYSYGGGGGGGGGGGSPPAGGGGSPPAGGKPPGGGASPPPPGAAAPPASGTKPSGGAPPPVGGASPPPPGGKPPGGGPPSPPKGGSCPPKDTPACAADTCCIWKHIGDDLQTAFKGESGRCTDLARAAIRLGFHDAGGWSKGTGKLGGADGSIILAAEEMQRVENKGLEEIVEQTKAWFSKYQQYGITMADLIQFSANTATVVCPLGPRVRTFVGRKDSSVPAPRDLLPDVAGTADYLIELFSNKTISSYGLISLIGAHTTSQQRFVDTARAGDPQDSTPGVWDVKFYSETLGNAPARVFKFASDIVLSKDSRTSAQFKAFAGPGGQSAWNEGYAREYVRLSLLGVYNINDLTECTKALPARWAASDFSAPDQGNVDEWLTTEGPVADIPDELRKGKPIGPPPPPGSPGGPKAKGNSPSGPGSPKGDSPSGNGYSSGGPGAPKGDSPAGPGAPKGNSPSGNGYSPTGPGAPKGNSPAGPGAPTDNSPSGPGAPKGDSPSGNGYSPSGPGVPKGESPAGPGAPKGNSPSGNGYSPGGPGAPKGNSPGGNGNSPNGAGAPKGGSPSGSGGYPAGGSGASKGNTGGGGGSGY from the exons ATGCGCGTGTCCAtcctcaccgccgccctcgcggccaCGCCCGTTCTCGCCCACCCCGGCATGAAGAACACCTTCGCCGAGATCCGTGCTCGGCAGGGCAAGTCCAACGGCGGTAACAATGCTCGCTCGACTGAGATCCTTGGCGACCTGATTGACCTCGGCGAGTCGAAGCTTTCAGGCGTCGGCAAGCTCGTCAAGCAACTTTTGACCGGCTCTGGAAGCCCGGAAAGCGACGAGATCTACTCGAGCGACCAGACCGCATCTAGGTCTGTTCGTCGCAGAGACTACAGCtacggcggtggtggcggcggtggcggcggcggcggctctcCCCCGGCCGGAGGCGGTGGATCCCCTCCTGCCGGAGGCAAACCCCCTGGCGGCGGtgcttccccccctcctcccggaG ccgctgctcctcctgcATCGGGAACCAAACCGTCAGGCGGCGCTCCTCCACCCGTAGGAGGTGCTTCTCCACCTCCCCCTGGAGGCAAGCCTCCTGGTGGTggccccccctctcccccgaAAGGCGGATCATGCCCGCCCAAGGATACTCCCGCTTGCGCCGCCGACACTTGTTGCATCTGGAAGCACATTGGCGATGATCTTCAAACGGCCTTCAAGGGCGAGTCGGGCCGCTGCACcgacctcgcccgcgccgccatcCGGCTCGGCTtccacgacgccggcggctggTCCAAGGGAACCGGCaagctgggcggcgccgacgggtccatcatcctcgccgcggAAGAGATGCAGCGCGTCGAGAAcaagggcctcgaggagatcGTCGAGCAGACCAAGGCCTGGTTCAGCAAGTACCAGCAGTACGGCATCACCATGGCCGACCTCATCCAGTTCTCCGCCAACACGGCCACCGTCGTCTGCCCTCTGGGCCCCCGCGTCCGCACCTTTGTCGGCCGGAAGGATTCGTCCGTCCCTGCGCCGCGCGATCTTCTCCCCGATGTCGCCGGCACGGCCGACTATCTGATCGAGCTCTTCAGCAACAAAACCATCAGCTCGTACGGTCTCATCtccctcatcggcgcccaCACGACCAGCCAGCAGCGCTTTGTCGACACGGCGCGTGCCGGCGACCCGCAGGACAGCACCCCCGGCGTGTGGGATGTCAAGTTCTACTCCGAGACGCTCGGCAACGCCCCGGCGCGCGTCTTCAAGTTCGCCAGCGACATCGTCCTCTCGAAGGACTCCCGGACCAGCGCCCAGTTCAAGGCTTTCGCCGGCCCCGGTGGACAGTCTGCCTGGAATGAG GGCTACGCCCGCGAATATGTCCGTCTTTCTCTCCTCGGCGTCTACAACATCAACGACTTGACCGAATGCACCAAGGCCCTGCCCGCCCGCTGGGCCGCCAGCGACTTCAGCGCTCCTGACCAGGGCAACGTCGACGAGTGGCTCACCACCGAGGGCCCGGTTGCCGATATTCCCGACGAGCTGAGGAAGGGTAAACCTATtggcccccctccccctcccggtAGCCCCGGAGGCCCCAAGGCCAAGGGTAACTCTCCCAGCGGCCCTGGCTCTCCGAAAGGTGACAGCCCTAGCGGGAATGGATACTCGTCCGGTGGCCCCGGAGCTCCGAAGGGCGACTCTCCCGCCGGTCCCGGGGCACCTAAGGGTAACTCTCCTTCTGGGAACGGATATTCCCCTACTGGTCCTGGGGCGCCGAAGGGAAACTCTCCCGCCGGGCCCGGTGCGCCGACTGACAACTCTCCTAGCGGACCTGGGGCGCCGAAGGGTGACAGCCCTTCCGGGAATGGATACTCCCCTAGTGGTCCTGGGGTGCCGAAAGGAGAGTCTCCCGCCGGTCCTGGGGCACCTAAGGGTAACTCTCCTTCTGGGAACGGATACTCCCCTGGTGGTCCTGGGGCACCGAAAGGCAACTCCCctggcggcaacggcaactCCCCCAATGGCGCCGGAGCACCAAAGGGCGGCTCTCCCAGCGGATCGGGAGGGTACCCAGCCGGCGGCTCTGGGGCATCAAAGGGCAAcacaggaggaggaggcggctcTGGCTATTAA